The Hemicordylus capensis ecotype Gifberg chromosome 6, rHemCap1.1.pri, whole genome shotgun sequence genome window below encodes:
- the LOC128331210 gene encoding olfactory receptor 12D1-like, whose product MGLTDLWKLQSTLFTIFLLLYLTSLLGNAAILVVAITEPQLHTPMYFFLGNLSCLDIFFSTVTVPKMLAGFLSDIQTISFNGCMAQLHFFHFLGSSEVLLLGVMAYDRYVAICNPLRYAMIMRKQVCLMLAAASWTTGFFHALMHAVTTAQLSFCGPNHIEHFFCEIKPLLKLACSSTHLNLMLLNIVTTCIAMGPFIITLLSYLYIITFLLFKVKSQSGRHKAFSTCGSHLMVVGLLYVPVLFNYMLPSVGDESQRDMMVTLLYSAVTPVLNPLIYTLRNREVKNALQKTLGRRIFTEP is encoded by the coding sequence ATGGGTCTGACTGATCTCTGGAAACTTCAGAGTACACTCTTTACTATCTTCTTGCTGTTATACTTGACCAGCCTATTGGGGAATGCTGCTATTTTGGTTGTCGCAATAACTGAACCACAGCTTCACACCCCCATGTACTTTTTCCTTGGGAATCTTTCCTGTCTTGACATCTTCTTTTCTACAGTAACAGTTCCAAAGATGCTAGCTGGTTTTCTATCAGACATACAAACCATTTCTTTCAATGGCTGCATGGCCCAGCTCCACTTTTTCCACTTCTTGGGCAGCAGCGAGGTCCTTCTCCTTGGAGTTATGGCATATGACCGGTATGTCGCTATATGCAACCCCTTGCGTTACGCCATGATCATGAGAAAGCAGGTCTGCCTGATGTTGGCAGCAGCCTCATGGACCACTGGCTTTTTTCATGCCCTGATGCATGCAGTGACAACcgcccagctctccttctgtggACCAAACCACATTGAGCACTTCTTCTGTGAAATCAAACCATTGCTGAAATTGGCCTGCAGTAGCACACACCTTAACCTCATGCTGCTTAATATTGTTACCACTTGTATTGCCATGGGCCCCTTTATCATCACACTGCTCTCCTACCTCTACATTATCACTTTCCTGCTTTTCAAAGTGAAATCCCAAAGTGGCCGGCATAAAGCCTTCTCTACTTGTGGTTCCCACCTGATGGTGGTGGGGTTGCTTTATGTACCGGTGTTATTCAACTATATGCTTCCCTCTGTGGGTGATGAGTCTCAAAGAGACATGATGGTAACCCTCTTGTACAGTGCAGTCACTCCTGTTTTGAACCCACTTATTTATACACTGAGGAATCGGGAGGTGAAAAATGCCTTGCAGAAGACCCTAGGCAGAAGGATTTTCACTGAACCATAA